The following are from one region of the Actinopolyspora halophila DSM 43834 genome:
- a CDS encoding Imm1 family immunity protein — protein sequence MTTIDTGTVITGILGHEFHYARTPEETADLVETVLDTRYSQIYVWDRPCLSFRDENGPSFPHARLRITVAPDDGWGALNHMDARPEAVNGEAVDSHNPHVTEDTPALLFDPEGQLFFPASASLPLDRARAAIAEYCHTGRRPTCVQWQPGQWY from the coding sequence ATGACCACCATCGACACGGGGACCGTCATAACCGGAATCCTCGGCCACGAGTTCCACTACGCACGAACCCCCGAGGAAACCGCCGACCTCGTGGAGACCGTCCTCGATACGCGGTACTCCCAGATCTACGTCTGGGACAGGCCTTGCCTGAGCTTCCGCGACGAGAACGGTCCGTCTTTCCCACACGCGAGACTTCGCATCACCGTCGCTCCCGACGACGGTTGGGGCGCGCTCAACCACATGGACGCACGTCCCGAAGCGGTCAACGGTGAGGCTGTGGATTCCCACAACCCGCACGTCACCGAGGACACACCGGCGTTGCTGTTCGATCCCGAAGGGCAGCTGTTCTTCCCCGCTTCGGCCTCGCTGCCGCTGGACCGGGCACGCGCAGCCATCGCCGAGTACTGCCACACCGGGAGGCGCCCCACCTGCGTGCAGTGGCAGCCCGGCCAGTGGTACTGA
- a CDS encoding DddA-like double-stranded DNA deaminase toxin, with protein MLALSETTRGHLINYLAELGMHAEQPPPSLPHPSTLSRIPTDTAGDRSWIEHIRARLPDHTGGQTTGLIHDQDGNEQILVSDRDRELSDRIRLTLDTSSVYPPHRGDASPVVDTHVEAKYAQRMKEAGQTYGVVVLNDRMCPDPWGCHAAVRAILPRGSTLAVWEPGESRPIEIRGEETP; from the coding sequence GTGCTCGCCCTGAGCGAGACCACCCGCGGGCACCTGATCAACTACCTCGCCGAACTCGGCATGCACGCCGAGCAACCTCCGCCGAGCCTGCCGCACCCCTCGACGCTGTCCCGCATCCCCACCGACACGGCCGGAGACCGCTCCTGGATCGAGCACATCCGCGCACGACTCCCCGACCACACCGGCGGACAAACCACCGGACTCATCCACGACCAGGACGGCAACGAACAGATCCTGGTCAGTGATCGAGATCGCGAACTGTCCGACCGCATACGTCTCACTCTCGACACGTCGAGCGTGTATCCCCCGCATCGAGGAGATGCGTCTCCGGTCGTCGACACCCACGTCGAAGCGAAGTACGCCCAACGGATGAAAGAAGCAGGGCAGACTTACGGCGTCGTCGTGCTGAACGATCGCATGTGTCCTGATCCGTGGGGTTGCCATGCTGCGGTACGAGCCATCCTGCCTCGTGGATCAACACTGGCCGTGTGGGAACCAGGAGAGTCACGTCCCATCGAAATACGTGGAGAGGAAACACCATGA
- a CDS encoding FAD-dependent oxidoreductase produces the protein MSTSSPSAPFRATSLNASRRDAELAELAGGARPDVLVVGGGITGAAVALDAASRGLSVALVEEEDLARNSSRWSRGSARGAPPRLVPEELAHARARAGELASLANRTAPHLFRTLPLLTPFGADVSTADELTLLTRFRSAEAPRRRTGTNSLPATRRVPPAEARALVPALHREDLRGGLLGFTGQPVDEARLVVALARTAAGMGARILPRVRATALYRDGADLLDRLGDSEIRVRARSVVNATGVRAQELVEAPGARVLRDSWLLLAADAVDTSHAGVVSAGRDPDNGPLEILPLADGRLSLGPLTTESTPDEASTRPTGLSDSAREDLLESGSRLLGRHLSSEHLAGVHTEARLVLRRARRAGRDGAARAFPGHGAHISPDGVVTVASSGPISFRKAAEEAVDTAVRTTGLRADSSGTAALRLVGSTGEDAPDRVEAPPELVAHYGQDAERIVALHELDPSLAERVLDGHSPTVAEVLWAVRHEGALNATDVLDRRLRMEPDPSERTAVLGELDGIVARALRGVLL, from the coding sequence ATGAGCACATCCAGCCCGTCCGCCCCCTTCCGGGCCACCTCGCTCAACGCTTCCAGGCGCGACGCCGAACTGGCCGAGCTCGCCGGCGGGGCACGACCGGACGTGCTGGTGGTCGGCGGCGGGATCACCGGGGCGGCGGTGGCTCTCGACGCCGCTTCACGCGGGCTGTCCGTGGCGCTCGTCGAGGAGGAGGACCTCGCCCGGAACTCCTCCCGGTGGTCCCGCGGGTCCGCTCGCGGAGCACCTCCCCGGCTCGTCCCCGAGGAACTCGCCCACGCCCGTGCCCGGGCGGGCGAACTCGCTTCGCTGGCGAACCGGACTGCCCCGCACCTGTTCCGCACCCTGCCGCTGCTCACCCCGTTCGGCGCGGACGTCTCCACGGCGGACGAACTCACGCTGCTCACCCGGTTCCGGAGCGCGGAGGCGCCGCGCAGGCGCACGGGCACGAACTCGCTGCCCGCGACGCGTCGGGTGCCTCCCGCCGAGGCGCGAGCGCTGGTCCCCGCGCTCCACCGGGAGGACCTGCGCGGCGGGCTGCTGGGATTCACCGGACAGCCGGTCGACGAGGCCAGGCTGGTCGTGGCACTCGCCCGCACCGCGGCCGGGATGGGTGCGCGGATCCTGCCCCGAGTGCGCGCCACGGCGCTGTACCGCGACGGAGCCGACTTGCTGGACCGGCTCGGTGACTCCGAGATCCGCGTGCGGGCCCGCTCGGTCGTCAACGCCACCGGAGTGCGCGCGCAGGAGCTGGTCGAGGCGCCGGGGGCACGTGTGCTGCGCGACTCCTGGCTGTTGCTGGCCGCCGACGCCGTGGACACCTCCCACGCGGGAGTGGTCTCGGCCGGACGTGATCCCGACAACGGCCCGCTCGAGATCCTGCCCCTGGCCGACGGGCGGTTGTCCCTGGGGCCGCTGACCACCGAAAGCACCCCGGACGAAGCGAGCACCCGCCCCACCGGGTTGTCGGACTCCGCACGGGAGGACCTGCTGGAATCGGGCAGCAGGTTGCTCGGAAGGCACTTGTCGTCCGAGCACCTCGCGGGAGTACACACGGAAGCGCGCCTCGTCCTCCGCCGAGCACGGCGGGCGGGACGCGACGGGGCCGCCCGGGCCTTCCCCGGACACGGGGCGCACATCTCGCCCGACGGGGTCGTCACCGTCGCGAGCTCCGGGCCGATCTCCTTCCGGAAGGCGGCGGAGGAGGCCGTCGACACCGCGGTGCGCACCACCGGGCTGCGCGCGGACTCCAGCGGAACCGCGGCACTCCGGCTGGTCGGCTCCACGGGCGAGGACGCCCCGGATCGGGTGGAGGCCCCGCCCGAGCTGGTCGCGCACTACGGGCAGGACGCCGAGCGGATAGTCGCCCTGCACGAGCTCGATCCGAGCCTGGCCGAACGCGTGCTGGACGGGCACTCCCCCACCGTGGCCGAGGTCCTGTGGGCGGTACGCCACGAGGGCGCCCTGAACGCCACCGACGTGCTGGACAGACGGCTCCGGATGGAACCGGACCCGTCCGAACGCACCGCGGTCCTGGGTGAGCTGGACGGGATCGTCGCCAGGGCACTGCGCGGCGTGCTGCTCTAG